A genomic window from Triticum urartu cultivar G1812 chromosome 7, Tu2.1, whole genome shotgun sequence includes:
- the LOC125523766 gene encoding probable transcriptional regulator SLK3 isoform X2 gives MATHHFLEVPSFSKQSPPQEQMQKRRASSVTSQPVIDAAAAFHAQKKPRVDIRQDDILQQQLIQQLLQGQSSLHLQGQHNPQLQALIRQHKLAQIQQQQQHQLSQQFPQHQHSQVGIPRQPQLRPPLAQPGIQLAGPVRTPVESGLCSRRLMQYLYHKRYRPDDNPITYWRKLIDEYFAPRSRERWCVSSYEKPGNTSVAIPQTSPGTWRCDICNTHSGKGYEATSEILPRLCQIRFDHGVKDEYLFLDMPNEFRLPNGLLLLEHAKVVQKSIYEHQHVTHEGQLRIIFTPELKIMSWEFCSRRHDEYVTRKFLTDQVTHMLRATQNYQATVTKNGPAGLSNDEAQNACNQFASASRQLAKNIDHHSLNEHGLSKRYVRCLQISEVVNHMKDLIEFSHKNKLGPIEGLKNYPKQTAGPKLTVQNLHDSKAVKTEISPHVNNEVPGVGAISNNPQNPAAQSNYQHMLRSSSANQLLQQEASQNAAAMNSYQNMFRSSSANQGLLQQEASQNAGALNNYQNMLRGSSPNQSLLQQEASSIFKGPTAVHSGIQLEASRSFRAAQLGQFQHPMSFQQGMSQHQHNNFQGLGASPQFQQHVINQLLQEAKNSNSRALAHQQQQQQHHQQQQQQHHQQQQQQQHHQQQQQQQLQHQQQQQSPSTPNANGGLASGAAVANTAASGEQAQHMNNGTAKGAALMGMTGPSNLINSGAGMVQRSSSFKSVSSNPAASGGNAATPKAESVHDMDDLEHLISHELVESGLFMGEQPGDGGFSWNI, from the exons ATGGCAACTCATCACTTTCTGGAGGTGCCCAGTTTCAGCAAA CAAAGTCCACCCCAAGAGCAGATGCAGAAGCGGAGAGCATCTAGTGTAACATCACAACCTGtgattgatgctgctgccgcATTTCATGCTCAAAAGAAGCCAAGAGTTGATATTCGGCAAGATGATATCTTGCAACAACAGTTGATTCAACAGCTGCTCCAAGGTCAGAGTTCTCTTCATCTCCAGGGCCAACATAACCCACAGCTTCAAGCCTTGATCCGGCAGCACAAACTGGCACAAATTCAGCAACAACAGCAGCATCAGTTATCACAACAATTTCCTCAGCATCAACATTCTCAAGTTGGCATACCTCGGCAGCCACAATTGAGGCCACCGCTAGCACAGCCTGGAATTCAGCTAGCTGGACCTGTTAGGACTCCTGTCGAGAGCGGGCTTTGTTCCCGAAGGTTAATGCAGTATTTGTATCACAAGCGTTACCGGCCAGAT GATAATCCCATAACATACTGGAGGAAGCTCATTGATGAATATTTTGCACCACGATCAAGAGAAAGATGGTGTGTGTCATCATATGAAAAACCAGGGAATACCTCGGTTGCTATTCCACAGACATCCCCG GGTACATGGCGTTGTGATATTTGTAATACGCATTCGGGGAAAGGATATG AGGCTACCTCTGAAATACTTCCTAGACTCTGTCAAATTAGATTTGACCACGGTGTTAAGGATGAATATCTATTCCTTGACATGCCGAACGAGTTCCGGTTGCCCAACGGACTGCTGCTCCTGGAGCATGCTAAAGTTGTTCAGAAGAGCATCTATGAACACCAACATGTCACACATGAGGGACAACTGAGAATAATATTCACTCCAGAACTAAAG ATTATGTCCTGGGAGTTTTGTTCACGGAGACACGACGAGTATGTCACTCGCAAGTTTCTAACAGACCAG GTTACACATATGCTGCGTGCTACCCAGAATTACCAAGCTACTGTCACTAAAAATGGACCTGCTGGCCTATCGAACGATGAGGCACAAAACGCTTGCAACCA GTTTGCGTCAGCATCACGACAACTAGCGAAAAATATAGATCACCACAGCCTAAATGAGCATGGTCTTTCTAAAAGATATGTTCGCTGTTTGCAG ATATCAGAGGTGGTGAATCACATGAAGGATCTAATTGAGTTCAGCCACAAGAATAAGCTCGGCCCTATAG AGGGCCTGAAGAACTATCCCAAACAAACTGCTGGACCAAAGCTCACGGTGCAGAATTTGCATGACTCAAAGGCGGTCAAAACAGAAATAAGCCCCCATGTGAATAACGAGGTTCCAGGTGTTGGAGCAATTAGTAATAATCCGCAGAATCCTGCAGCACAAAGCAATTACCAACATATGCTGAGAAGCTCAAGTGCAAATCAGTTGCTTCAGCAGGAGGCATCACAAAATGCTGCGGCAATGAACAGTTACCAGAATATGTTTAGAAGCTCAAGCGCAAATCAGGGCTTGCTCCAGCAGGAGGCATCTCAGAATGCTGGTGCGCTAAACAATTACCAGAATATGCTTAGAGGCTCAAGCCCGAATCAAAGTTTGCTTCAGCAGGAGGCATCGAGTATCTTCAAAGGTCCTACAGCAGTGCACAGTGGCATTCAGCTGGAAGCATCTAGGTCGTTCCGTGCGGCTCAGCTTGGGCAATTCCAGCATCCCATGTCGTTCCAGCAAGGTATGTCCCAGCACCAGCATAACAATTTCCAAGGCCTGGGCGCTAGTCCACAATTCCAGCAGCATGTGATCAATCAGCTGCTGCAAGAAGCCAAGAACTCCAATAGCCGCGCTCTTGCTCAtcagcaacaacagcagcagcaccatcaacagcagcagcagcaacaccatcaacagcagcagcagcagcagcaccatcaacagcagcaacagcagcagctaCAACatcaacagcagcagcagtctcCTAGTACTCCCAATGCAAATGGTGGTCTTGCATCTGGAGCCGCGGTCGCCAACACCGCTGCTAGCGGAGAGCAGGCACAGCACATGAATAACGGCACAGCAAAGGGCGCTGCTTTGATGGGTATGACGGGGCCTAGTAATCTGATCAACAGTGGAGCTGGCATGGTCCAGCGAAGCAGCAGTTTCAAGTCAGTGAGCAGCAACCCGGCCGCTTCTGGCGGCAATGCGGCGACCCCAAAGGCGGAGTCTGTGCATGACATGGACGACCTGGAACATCTCATCTCCCACGAACTTGTGGAGAGCGGTCTGTTCATGGGGGAGCAGCCAGGGGACGGTGGCTTCTCGTGGAACATCTGA
- the LOC125523766 gene encoding probable transcriptional regulator SLK3 isoform X1, whose protein sequence is MSGAPRSNLGLVPRDMNGSLPVSTTNSSGPSIGVSSLVTDGNSSLSGGAQFQQSTSMNADSFTRLPASPMSFSSNNISGSSVIDGSIMQQSPPQEQMQKRRASSVTSQPVIDAAAAFHAQKKPRVDIRQDDILQQQLIQQLLQGQSSLHLQGQHNPQLQALIRQHKLAQIQQQQQHQLSQQFPQHQHSQVGIPRQPQLRPPLAQPGIQLAGPVRTPVESGLCSRRLMQYLYHKRYRPDDNPITYWRKLIDEYFAPRSRERWCVSSYEKPGNTSVAIPQTSPGTWRCDICNTHSGKGYEATSEILPRLCQIRFDHGVKDEYLFLDMPNEFRLPNGLLLLEHAKVVQKSIYEHQHVTHEGQLRIIFTPELKIMSWEFCSRRHDEYVTRKFLTDQVTHMLRATQNYQATVTKNGPAGLSNDEAQNACNQFASASRQLAKNIDHHSLNEHGLSKRYVRCLQISEVVNHMKDLIEFSHKNKLGPIEGLKNYPKQTAGPKLTVQNLHDSKAVKTEISPHVNNEVPGVGAISNNPQNPAAQSNYQHMLRSSSANQLLQQEASQNAAAMNSYQNMFRSSSANQGLLQQEASQNAGALNNYQNMLRGSSPNQSLLQQEASSIFKGPTAVHSGIQLEASRSFRAAQLGQFQHPMSFQQGMSQHQHNNFQGLGASPQFQQHVINQLLQEAKNSNSRALAHQQQQQQHHQQQQQQHHQQQQQQQHHQQQQQQQLQHQQQQQSPSTPNANGGLASGAAVANTAASGEQAQHMNNGTAKGAALMGMTGPSNLINSGAGMVQRSSSFKSVSSNPAASGGNAATPKAESVHDMDDLEHLISHELVESGLFMGEQPGDGGFSWNI, encoded by the exons ATGTCCGGGGCCCCACGCTCCAACCTTGGACTTGTTCCCAGGGACATGAATGGTAGCCTTCCAGTTAGTACTACAAATTCCTCTGGGCCAAGCATTGGTGTTAGCTCTTTGGTGACCGATGGCAACTCATCACTTTCTGGAGGTGCCCAGTTTCAGCAAAGTACGAGCATGAATGCTGATTCATTCACGCGCCTTCCTGCCTCTCCGATGTCGTTTTCGTCCAATAACATTTCTGGCTCTTCAGTCATTGATGGCTCCATCATGCAGCAAAGTCCACCCCAAGAGCAGATGCAGAAGCGGAGAGCATCTAGTGTAACATCACAACCTGtgattgatgctgctgccgcATTTCATGCTCAAAAGAAGCCAAGAGTTGATATTCGGCAAGATGATATCTTGCAACAACAGTTGATTCAACAGCTGCTCCAAGGTCAGAGTTCTCTTCATCTCCAGGGCCAACATAACCCACAGCTTCAAGCCTTGATCCGGCAGCACAAACTGGCACAAATTCAGCAACAACAGCAGCATCAGTTATCACAACAATTTCCTCAGCATCAACATTCTCAAGTTGGCATACCTCGGCAGCCACAATTGAGGCCACCGCTAGCACAGCCTGGAATTCAGCTAGCTGGACCTGTTAGGACTCCTGTCGAGAGCGGGCTTTGTTCCCGAAGGTTAATGCAGTATTTGTATCACAAGCGTTACCGGCCAGAT GATAATCCCATAACATACTGGAGGAAGCTCATTGATGAATATTTTGCACCACGATCAAGAGAAAGATGGTGTGTGTCATCATATGAAAAACCAGGGAATACCTCGGTTGCTATTCCACAGACATCCCCG GGTACATGGCGTTGTGATATTTGTAATACGCATTCGGGGAAAGGATATG AGGCTACCTCTGAAATACTTCCTAGACTCTGTCAAATTAGATTTGACCACGGTGTTAAGGATGAATATCTATTCCTTGACATGCCGAACGAGTTCCGGTTGCCCAACGGACTGCTGCTCCTGGAGCATGCTAAAGTTGTTCAGAAGAGCATCTATGAACACCAACATGTCACACATGAGGGACAACTGAGAATAATATTCACTCCAGAACTAAAG ATTATGTCCTGGGAGTTTTGTTCACGGAGACACGACGAGTATGTCACTCGCAAGTTTCTAACAGACCAG GTTACACATATGCTGCGTGCTACCCAGAATTACCAAGCTACTGTCACTAAAAATGGACCTGCTGGCCTATCGAACGATGAGGCACAAAACGCTTGCAACCA GTTTGCGTCAGCATCACGACAACTAGCGAAAAATATAGATCACCACAGCCTAAATGAGCATGGTCTTTCTAAAAGATATGTTCGCTGTTTGCAG ATATCAGAGGTGGTGAATCACATGAAGGATCTAATTGAGTTCAGCCACAAGAATAAGCTCGGCCCTATAG AGGGCCTGAAGAACTATCCCAAACAAACTGCTGGACCAAAGCTCACGGTGCAGAATTTGCATGACTCAAAGGCGGTCAAAACAGAAATAAGCCCCCATGTGAATAACGAGGTTCCAGGTGTTGGAGCAATTAGTAATAATCCGCAGAATCCTGCAGCACAAAGCAATTACCAACATATGCTGAGAAGCTCAAGTGCAAATCAGTTGCTTCAGCAGGAGGCATCACAAAATGCTGCGGCAATGAACAGTTACCAGAATATGTTTAGAAGCTCAAGCGCAAATCAGGGCTTGCTCCAGCAGGAGGCATCTCAGAATGCTGGTGCGCTAAACAATTACCAGAATATGCTTAGAGGCTCAAGCCCGAATCAAAGTTTGCTTCAGCAGGAGGCATCGAGTATCTTCAAAGGTCCTACAGCAGTGCACAGTGGCATTCAGCTGGAAGCATCTAGGTCGTTCCGTGCGGCTCAGCTTGGGCAATTCCAGCATCCCATGTCGTTCCAGCAAGGTATGTCCCAGCACCAGCATAACAATTTCCAAGGCCTGGGCGCTAGTCCACAATTCCAGCAGCATGTGATCAATCAGCTGCTGCAAGAAGCCAAGAACTCCAATAGCCGCGCTCTTGCTCAtcagcaacaacagcagcagcaccatcaacagcagcagcagcaacaccatcaacagcagcagcagcagcagcaccatcaacagcagcaacagcagcagctaCAACatcaacagcagcagcagtctcCTAGTACTCCCAATGCAAATGGTGGTCTTGCATCTGGAGCCGCGGTCGCCAACACCGCTGCTAGCGGAGAGCAGGCACAGCACATGAATAACGGCACAGCAAAGGGCGCTGCTTTGATGGGTATGACGGGGCCTAGTAATCTGATCAACAGTGGAGCTGGCATGGTCCAGCGAAGCAGCAGTTTCAAGTCAGTGAGCAGCAACCCGGCCGCTTCTGGCGGCAATGCGGCGACCCCAAAGGCGGAGTCTGTGCATGACATGGACGACCTGGAACATCTCATCTCCCACGAACTTGTGGAGAGCGGTCTGTTCATGGGGGAGCAGCCAGGGGACGGTGGCTTCTCGTGGAACATCTGA